DNA sequence from the Sebaldella sp. S0638 genome:
TAAATACTGCCATTGCCAGAGCTGAATTTATAATTGGTACTGTAATTGTAAGCATTGCCGGTATTGATTTTAACAAAATTCCGTTTGCATCTCCCAGTGAAATTCTTCCTATTACCATTGCTAAAGCTCCGCCTACGAATCCTGCTACCAGCATGTCGAATTTTTTGTACAGCATAAATATTATTATTATTAATGGTATTACAGTTAATACAGCCATAAAACCTTCCGGCTTCTGTATTACTTTCTCCGCCTCTTCGGCAAATGTTATTCCTGATAAAAATAACATTGAAAACATGACTTTTAAAATCAAAGAATTTTTCTTAAACATTTTTTTCCTCCTGTCAGGAGCTCATTCTCCTGTAAACTAATTTATTTATATATTAATTACCTGTTATTACCGTTCCTGTCAAACCGTTAATCCCGTCTTTTGCCTTTTCCAATGATGTGATAAGTGCCTTCTTATCAGGATTACCCTTTATGAATTTTATTGCGGCTTCTACCTTAGGAAGCATTGACCCCGGAGCAAAATGCCCTTCTTTTATATATTGTTCAGCTTCGCTTACAGATATTTCATCAAGCCATTTTTGATCAGGTTTTCCGAAATTAACAGCAACTTTTTCTACCCCTGTAAGTATTATCAAATAGTCGGCTTTCAAAAGTTCCGCCAGTTTCTCACTTGCAAAATCTTTATCTATAACAGCCGGAACTCCTGTCAGCTGATTTCCGTTCTCGATTACCGGAATTCCTCCGCCTCCTACTGTTATTACCACATGTTCTTTTTCTACCAGATCTTTTATTATCTCAGCTTCTACGATTTTTTCAGGCATTGGAGAAGGTACTACCCTTCTGTAACCTCTTCCTGAATCCTCAGCCATTACATATCCTTTTTCTTTTGCGATTCTCTCAGCTTCTTCTTTTGTGTAAAATATTCCTACAGGTTTTGTCGGGTTTTCAAAAGCTTTGTCATTTTTATCCACGACTACCTGAGTAATTATGCTCGCAACAGATTTCCCTATATTTCTGTTTCTAAGTTCCTCTCTTACAGCACTTTGCAGATGACAACCTATATATCCCTGACTCATTGCACCGCACTCCGGAAAATCAATATCAGGAATCTTCTCATCAATTTCTGCTGCTTTTCCAAGTGCTGTGTTTATCATCCCTACCTGCGGTCCGTTTCCATGTGTAAGTATTACCTGATTACCTTCTTCAATCAGATCAACTATAGGTTTAGCAGTTTTCTTTACAGCTTCAAGCTGTTCTTTCGGTGTATCGCCAAAGGCATTTCCTCCCAAAGCTATAACTATTTTCTTTGACATTTTTATCTGTCCTCCTGTTTCATTTTCTACACTGTTTTCAAAACTGCCGTGGTGTATAATAATATTCCCATGAGAGTGTCTACTCCTGAAGTATGTCCGTTTTTTATAAGATTTTCATAACTTTTATACAGTGCTTTTTTCTCTTCTTCGCTATTTATATTATCAAAAAGTAGTTTCTTGCAAAATTCCGTTATATTCAGACTGAAGCAGGAATGAGACCCGTAATACAAATATTCTGCTGAAATATCTGTAGTTTTCATATATATATCCTGCATCAGTTCTTTTTTTAGTTTCTCTGTTTTTTTATGGTTTAAAAAATTCATTGCTGCCATCATTCCTACTATGAAATCATCGCCGCCCGGTGTAAGTCCTTCTCCTCTGCCCAAAAAGTAGTTATAATTCTTTATTTCTGTTTTTCCCGCTTCTACATCTTTTCTTATATTATTTATCTTTACCAATACTTCTTCGTTTAAGGTACTGTTTTCCACATCGGTGATTACCTTTACAAACTCTCTGTTTCCTATCCCAAAACCATTTTTATAATTATTTCCCAAAAAATAATTCAGAATTTCTTTTATATTTTTCTCTGCATTTTTCTTATCTGCTTTAGCCGGCAAAATCTTATTGCCATACATTTTACCCCGTAAATTCAGCTTCAAATCCATATCTTTAAATAATAAGAATTTTTCCGTACTGTTAAAAGTTATTTCTTCTCCGTCTTCTATATTTGCTATTATCTTTTTTATGGTGTGTTCCGGAACCTGTATTCCGAACGGAGACATAACTGTACGGTTACAGCTTATATTAACAAGCCTTTCGCCGAATTTCAAATTAATACTTGTTTCAAATTCACTGTGTAATTTTCCTTTCTCTTCCTTTTCAAAAATCAATAATATATTTTCTGAATAGGAATCCGAAAACACAGCTCTCATTTTAGCTCACTCCGTACTTTTTAGCCAGTGCTTCAAGTGCTTTAGTAAAACATTCAAGTGG
Encoded proteins:
- the arcC gene encoding carbamate kinase; protein product: MSKKIVIALGGNAFGDTPKEQLEAVKKTAKPIVDLIEEGNQVILTHGNGPQVGMINTALGKAAEIDEKIPDIDFPECGAMSQGYIGCHLQSAVREELRNRNIGKSVASIITQVVVDKNDKAFENPTKPVGIFYTKEEAERIAKEKGYVMAEDSGRGYRRVVPSPMPEKIVEAEIIKDLVEKEHVVITVGGGGIPVIENGNQLTGVPAVIDKDFASEKLAELLKADYLIILTGVEKVAVNFGKPDQKWLDEISVSEAEQYIKEGHFAPGSMLPKVEAAIKFIKGNPDKKALITSLEKAKDGINGLTGTVITGN
- a CDS encoding DUF2877 domain-containing protein yields the protein MRAVFSDSYSENILLIFEKEEKGKLHSEFETSINLKFGERLVNISCNRTVMSPFGIQVPEHTIKKIIANIEDGEEITFNSTEKFLLFKDMDLKLNLRGKMYGNKILPAKADKKNAEKNIKEILNYFLGNNYKNGFGIGNREFVKVITDVENSTLNEEVLVKINNIRKDVEAGKTEIKNYNYFLGRGEGLTPGGDDFIVGMMAAMNFLNHKKTEKLKKELMQDIYMKTTDISAEYLYYGSHSCFSLNITEFCKKLLFDNINSEEEKKALYKSYENLIKNGHTSGVDTLMGILLYTTAVLKTV